The following are encoded in a window of Anopheles gambiae chromosome X, idAnoGambNW_F1_1, whole genome shotgun sequence genomic DNA:
- the LOC1270459 gene encoding uncharacterized protein LOC1270459, whose translation MAVSRLSIVKFLELALAITCVILHYKSLGERDDITKLLSAGTFVGYSVILIALFAGYMLSNPINKKLDLFFSLIGCAMFIASGVLILKEWENAWNTDTKKIGISKGSLAVTNGVLFFFDAIFTLRD comes from the exons ATGGCAGTGAGTCGATTGTCCATCGTGAAATTCCTGGAGTTG GCGCTGGCCATCACCTGTGTGATACTGCACTACAAAAGTCTCGGAGAGCGAGATGACATCACGAAGCTCTTGTCGGCCGGCACTTTCGTCGGGTACAGTGTGATTCTTATTGCACTATTCGCCG GGTACATGCTGAGCAATCCGATCAACAAGAAGCTGGACTTGTTCTTCAGTCTGATCGGGTGCGCCATGTTCATCGCGTCCGGCGTGCTGATCCTGAAGGAGTGGGAAAATGCCTGGAACACCGACACGAAGAAGATCGGCATCTCGAAGGGTTCACTGGCCGTCACGAACGGGGTGCTATTCTTCTTCGATGCCATCTTCACGCTACGCGACTAG